Part of the Roseomonas sp. OT10 genome, AGCGTGCGCGCGGCGACGTAGAAGAGGCCCGGGCCGGGCGTGACGGCGAGCAGCAGGGCCGCCGCGAGGTACAGGGCGAGCTGGGCCGGATCGGGCATGACCGCGAACCTCCATGGAAGGGGGGGACGTTCCGCCATCCCAGGCGGATGACGGCCTGCCCTGGAGCGTGATCGCCGTAGGTGGAATCACCGGAGGCGTGAATCACGCGACAGAACAAAAGGCCGAACCATGATCCCCGCTCCCGTGGGCAGGGATCATGGTCTAGCGGCGGATGAGGACGACGCCGCCGATCAGCAACGCGACGCCGAGCAGGCGGGGCAGGTCCACCGGGCGCTGTGCGAGGCCGAGCCAGCCGAAGTGGTCGAAGGTCACGGCGGCGAGCATCTGCCCCGTGACGAGCAGGGCGAGGAAGGTCGCCGCCCCGAGCTGCGGCACGAGCAGGATGGAGAGCCCGATGAAGATCGCGCCGAACAGCCCGCCGCTCCAGGCCCACCACGGAATCCGGGCCGCCACGCCGGCCGAGGGAAGGGGGTCGCGCAAGGCAAGCGCGAGCAACGCCATGCAGGCGACCCCGACGAAGTAGCTCACGAAGCCCGACCAGGCGGCGGAGTTCAGCGCGGTCCGCAGGTTGCTGTTCAGCACCTGCTGCACCACGATGCTCACCCCCGCGCCGAT contains:
- a CDS encoding DMT family transporter → MPGLALSVLLAIGAGVSIVVQQVLNSNLRTALNSAAWSGFVSYFVGVACMALLALALRDPLPSAGVAARIPWWAWSGGLFGAIFIGLSILLVPQLGAATFLALLVTGQMLAAVTFDHFGWLGLAQRPVDLPRLLGVALLIGGVVLIRR